Below is a window of Humulus lupulus chromosome 2, drHumLupu1.1, whole genome shotgun sequence DNA.
AACAAATTGTCATTTTAAATATAAAAGAAAACGCGAATTGAGAAATCAAGAATCCTCTTGACGGTGTCGTTTCGGAGCAGTAGAAGCGCAGTCGCAAGGGAAGGCGTTATTAACAGCCCTCCCCTCACCGCCCAATACACAGCTTCCTTTGCCCTCAGCGTcgtctccttctccttctctttctctccctcggAAACACCTTAGCTCTTAGATAGCCATGGCTACATTAGCAGCGGCTGCAGCTCGTCAAGCAGCAACTCTCAGTCGCATCTCTACTCCAAGGACCCCTTTTCAAGCCGCTAACCTAGTTCAGAGGCGGGGTCTAGCCGGTGCTGCAGGCAAGCAAATCCCTTAATCCttattcatcttcttctttccaTTTATTGCTCCTGATCTTATTTTTTGTATCAAAATCGGGAAACCCTTTTGTTTATTCATTTTACTTCGTCCCCCAAAAACAAATTGGGACGAAAAGAAAACAAAGTTTCGTAAATACCATTTTTTGGGGTATTTAATAATAGTAAAAATCTGATTTGAGTCTAAATTTGCAAATAATTTGTTGTAATTCTTATATTGATTGTACATTGTTGACCCTTTGGAGAATATTGCAGATCACCATGGCCCCCCAAGGGTTAACGTCTGGGAAGACCCAATGAGCCCCTCTAAATGGAAGGAAGAGCATGTAAGATTTTCTTTTTCTCTCGCCTTAAAATGACCGTTATACTATTCTCATTGGTGTTTGGTTCTTTTATCAAGATGCCCATGAAGGTTTATCTTACAAAGTCttaaacaaaataagaaaattaaggcTTTGATTTGCCTCCACAATTTGTTGCCTCGCAATTTATTTACAATTCCATCAGAAGcgatctttgttttttttttttggacttcAGCTTAACTAGATATAGTGAATTTATCAAAACTAATCTACTGCGGTCTAAATGGATCTCATCAACCGCAATTGTCCTGTATCAATGGATTTTAATTAGTTTTGATGAGTGTGATGCCCAATGTGAAATGTTTTGGTTTAATGGTTAATCCTTAGTTTTATCAGAAGTACATGCTTTCATCAACCACATTTCagttattttttgtttataattgcactttttaaaaaaaaaaagagagaatgtGTAATTGCATTCTTACACGTCTTGAATGTCTTTTTGTATGATTTTTTGCTCTTTCTTTGTATAATTCTCTCtctttaattttatttcttttattattctcAGCTTGTATAATGTGGAAGTTAGAAAATAATACAACAGATTTTCGTTTAGGCAAATCTTACTTGGCTTAGTAGTATCATGATGTGATGAATTCTTTAACTTGTTTTCTGCAATTCGTAAGGACTGCTATTGAAATTGTCTTTGCAACAGAATTTGCTGTGTACATCTTAGAGACAATTTTCATTTCACATTTGCTCTTGCAGTTCGTTATTGTCTCTTTATCTGGATGGGGCCTGCTCATCTTTGGAGGGTACAAATTGTTTTCAGGAGGAAAAGACAAGAAGGAAGAGGTAATAAAGCACATTTCTATGATTTGgtattatatattttgttttgcATATACTATGAAGTATGGAGTGAGCACGTAACATTGAGCATTATCACTTTAGTTATTCAAATTTAGTGCTCTGTGCATCATTGTTCGCCTTTCCCTTTATGTGAAGAAGTGTCTATCTTAAAATTGTTCATTCTCCCATTCTTGCAAACATAAGTTGGTTGTTGTCGTCCTTTCTAGCCTCCTTACTTAAATATGTGTCAGGCCAATCAGTAATTGATATGGCTTAGTTTATTTATAAACCGCAAGGCTGAAAAAATAAGGCCTTATATTACTTGCTCTTTTCTGTAAAGAATTTGCTTGAGGAGCTTTAAAATCTTGCCTTTAGCAATGGCAAGATCTTTTCTCCCTGCAGTGTCACTCTCAAGTATACATCAGAGAGAAAAATGTCAAACAACTGGCTATTGATTTTCATTTATAAGACTTTTGAGAATGTAGGTCTAATATAATTTGTTTTTGGTGGCCTTGTTGGGCAAGGCTGTCTTAAATAAGGTAGCCTTCTTTGTGTCCACTCATGGACACTCCTTTCTTTTCTGACATTTTTTTAGGCAAGTGTCATTCTATGATATGGTGGCTTTCATAAGATCCAAATTCATTTTAAATGTCATGTCTAAACTCAATTccaaatgttttatttttttttaatcaagcTAGGTGTTTTAGCCTAGAACGATTTGTGTAAAGAAATGCAGTATGTGTTGGATTTGGAGTTGTAATAATGCTTTTTATGACTGAGCATTCAAGCAACTAATCAAGAGTGCTTAcgttatttatttatgttttgttttacaGAAAGTGGTGGAAGCAACAAGCTAAATTCTTAAGCTTCGATGTTCAGGAATTCTTGATAATAATGTTTTGCTTGGACCAGGTCCTGGGAGATAATTTTCTTTTTGGCAAAAGCAACTTTGATAGTTAGTTGATGTTGAAATTGTTAAGACTTGGAGGTCAATTTGTTTTTATCGGGAGAGTCTCTTCATTTGCTTGTTCTATAGTTGCTTTTACGCTGGGTGCATTAACCTTTTACGTTCAATAATGATTTAGTTTGTCATTGAAAAGAAAAAACATGAAAGAGTCCAAGACTATTCTTACTTTGGCACTTGATACTTTATATCAGAAACTGGTTTTCATTTTGCCACCAAGCTCTTGAATCAGTTCTAAGCAAAACTAAAAGAAATACATCATTTATAACTGATACATATATGTTTAATTTAAGATCTATTTCAAGAACAAAACTATGACAGTACGCAAAAAAGAAAAACCTGCAAATCTGTTAGAACTCAGACTCATCAACCTCCTCGGTGTAGTCTTGTTCTTCATCACCGGCGAatttttcttgttcttgttcttctcGAGTCCTGTAATCTTTGAACCCCTTGACATCATCTGTCGTCTCTTTGCTGATATCCTTTCTGTTCATGCCTTGTTCAACTGCAATGGCTTCTTGGTCATGGAGTTTTCTGACTTCTGGTTTCTTGCCCTCTAATTCCATTCTTGTTTTACTCTGTCCGCCAACAGTACTTGTATTCAACAGCATTTCTCTGGGTAGGGAAGTTTGGAGCTTATTGGATGGCTGCCGTTCCTCAGTCGTGGATCTGTTTTCCGAGCTTAATAACTCAGGAATTTTGGCTTCTAATAGGTGATTGCCGCCCATTGGTATCCCTATTGAAGCTGCTTTGTTAACTCTGCCCTTTGACTTAGcttgatcatcattatcattgaACCTTGTACTTCTAGTATTCTTTACTCTattttgttttccatttttctCTGATCTCCTGTTCTTACCCATTAACCTCCATCTTTTCCCCGTACTATTACTACTAGCAGAACCACGTTTCCCTCTAGCTATGAACTCAACAAAGTTACCAGAGTCATCTTGGATTTCCAATTTCATTCCGCCTTTAACAGTAGCTAGATTTTTCCGACTTTCATGTTTACCCGTTTTCATTCCACCATTTTTAGATATTACATCACTTGAATTTGCTACGGTAATTTCTTCACTAACCTTCAAACCAGTGGCATCAATTGTCTCCCCACCAGTACTAAACCCATCTTTATTGTTCATTTGATCTAGCAAATtctcatttttctctttttctttgctCATCATTTCCCTTCTGTCGTCATTACTAACCTCTCCAACAGCAGTTTTATTTGAGCTTTCATCATCACCAACCACAGTTTTTGCACCAGTTTTCTCCTTTTGATCCTCTGCCAGTGTCAAATTTACTGACTGCTTAGAAGAGTCATCAGTACTTACTGACCAAACCTTTTCTGGGTATTGAAGACGACGTTTCAAATCCTCAATTTCAACGTCCTTTTGTTTCAATGTTACAGTCAAGGCCATCACCTGGGAATTCTCTTTCTCATTAGCAGTTTCTTGTTGTAGCCTCAGCACTTTGATCTCGTTTTGCTTCTCCTCAATGGCAACCTCCATGGTCTTCCCTTCATCTTTAAGGGACTCAATCGTTGACTGCATCTCCACAAGTCTCCTGTCAATCTCCATCTTTTGGATTCTGAGAGAGTATATCTTAGCTTTCAACTCCTCATTCTTCATCTTCGCTTCTTTTGTGTAGTCTCTTTCCTTCTATAAAgtgataaaagaaagaaaaaataaactcACTCCCCATTCAAACATGTCTGTTTTTGGTCAATGTGAAAAGTTATTACAGCATACATTACccaataatgaagaaaaaaaagctgGTTGAAACTTGGCTTAAAGGATGGTGACACGTAATGAGTTGTatgcaatatatatatgtgtgtgtgtgtgtgtgtgtgtgtatatatatatatatatatagagagagagagagagagagacctgCAAGAGGAGTTGAAGGGAGAAGATGTCACGGTCTTTGTCATCGACGAGTAGATTGAAGATGCGTCTTTCCCTGAGCTTATGGAGAATCATGACACCAAGCAAGGCAGCTCCAAATGCTATAAGTAACATCAACCCATATGGCCTCCCACTCCCACCTCTGTTACTATTACTATTACCACTACTGTTTCCATAACCATTTCCCTTACTGTAAGATCCTCCTACCGCCATTAAAATCACTTGATTTTTCTTGGTTTTTCACCTCAACAAACACTCAGAGAAAACAAAAACCATTTATTTAAACAGGAAAATCATGATACAAAGTAAGTGTTTGGTTTGATTGCTTTTCTTTTCATGTAAAAGTCACGATACAACTACTAGATATTTCTCTCTCACATAAACCGAGCGGAGTTATCAAGAAAGAAAGGGTTGTACATGAATAAGAATCATGGAAATTGTGTTTGGCGCTGATTCTGGAgactttttttttctctaaaacattttttttttaacttatcgAACACAAATAATGTACAAATTTTTCGTGGATTACTAAAGTGTCCCTTATTCATAGGTTTGAACCAAATCAGAACCGGGATAGAACCGGGATTGGCTTGTATTATTATCTCTATTGATTAAAATGTCAATAGCTAGCTATCTATACAAGTTTATGTTACATTAATTTTAGGATCTGGAGTTTATAGTCAACTATATGTATATTGTCAAATCACATGATGCTTTAACAATACATACATTTAAAgaattcaataataataatctgTTTAATAGTTTAGAATTGTTATATCAGTAAGGAAGATATAGACATTAAATAATTATGTAgattttatatttgaatttttctaTAATAATGAGATGTGGTTGTATTGTTACCATTTTTTGAAGACATGACTCATCGGAAATGAGATGATATATGCACTAGGAAGTTTCTCCAATATAAAGCAAAGGAGTTTTAGATTATGTGCCACGATATCCTCACATGAAAGCTTAGCATGACCCAGAAAAAACGCTTCGtactttcatttatttattttagcataaacacactttttttttttaaataaaaaaaagcatAGGTACACTTGAGTATTTCATTATTTTACTATTCAATTCATAAGAAAAATATATTGACATTCAAGTCCCCGAGAACACAATTATTGTGTTGTTTTATTTTTGAGTAACAATTATTGTTTCtatatttcttctatataaaaaatgtgttagACAACGAAAACTTTTTGCTTTAATGATTTGTTTCTATTAACTTTAAtaggatattctaaatatttaatgaaataattttataaaattaactaaaatagatatttattaattatattaatataaatttaaatattataaaatattattattattattataatatttaatataaaactacatatataataattatattaatgtaaatttaaattcaaattcaaattctataaaacattattataataacatataataaaatattagatatttaataattatattaatataaatttaaattttataaatattattttgataataatatataaccctaattttttactaattatattaatatgaattcaaatatgttaaaatattattattataataatatttaatacaagataagatatttaatacttgtattaatataaatttaaatattataaaatatcataataataatatataatacataatcttaatttttattaaaaaaatgatcatttatgtttaaaaaggttatcgtatatattatatatatttacaaaaatcataaacattgttttggtttaatttttcatttaatatgtctgtgtcattcttttatatataatattatttatttatttaaaatttatatgacagtgatataaatttaataaatgtaattaaaaaaatataaaataaaaatgaacaaacaatgtgcattgcacgttgcttgtatctagtatatatattgTTGTTCGTATTTTCACTTCCGGACACGTGGCAGCTAGTAGTGGTTAGTGTATATATGAGGTAAGTCGTGAGATGCTCAGAGTGAGACCACTCAGGAAGCCTAGTTCGAACCATCGTGGACATCTCCGAGGTCTCTCTTCGGGGCAAGGGTTCCTCCAGGTGAGGCCACCTTTTGGGCCAACTGGGAAGTCATGAGTGTCTCTGAGTGAGGTCACCCCCCGAGGTCCGTCCTCAGGGCCAGGGCCTCTCTAGATGAGGCCATGTCGGGAATAGCTTTCTTCCCTCACTCGTCCCCCAGGTCTAAGATTCTGGTTCTCGGACCTAGGATAGCCACCAGATGTCAGTCACTGCAATTGTGGGCCACCAGAAGATCATTTGACAACTTTATGCAATCCTCGATTAgcggtgtcgagttcgtacactcgaaAATCGACATTCTCCACAAtgccgcctgacatgggaaaacgCGCGCCGCACCCTGACAGACGCATAAGTTTGTGTGTGGTTTTCTACAATGGACCCCGTAGAATCCGCATGGGCCATAGTCTTTATTGTAACACATGCCTTTGTGTATTAATTTACCATTAATACCCTGATATTAAAGAAATATGATTAGCATTAATGATCCAAGCCTCTATTAATAGGGCTAGGGTATCTCTTTGTAAGGGGTTcaattttttagagagagaaactttgtactcagtgcaatatatacgctgcctgagaatcACCATTGAAGCTGACTATCACAAGCTTCAAtctcactaaataatagagactcgtggactagggttcttttataatatgaaccacgtaaaatcttgtGTCTTTCCTTATTTATCCTTTAATCTCTCAGATTAAGTTGgcagcgaaaaaggcagtcaacattttggtgctttcattgagagcttgaatgAAGCTTGGAAAagtcatggtgaccactcgaaGGAATGCACCAGACGACACCGCCCCTCACGTCGCAGCTGAGGGAAGAGAACCCGGTCACATGCCACCGCAAGACCACCCTGATGCAATGGAGGACTACGACGAAAATGCTGAATATGACGATGGCATGGATGACGGGGGAGACGATGAATACTATGAGGAGGAATATCCTCATCCCATGGACATAGAGGAGACACCATAATTGGTGGTGCTTCGTGACCAAGTGGCCACTCAACAGCAGAAGATCAACACCCAAGAGGGTAATATCGCTGCCCTGCAGGAGATGGTTAACACCACGAGGGCTATTCTGGCGGCCCAAGGGTTGCAAGTGGACCCCCATGGCAAAGTACCATCTGGGCAACCAGCTAGCGCGCCTTCTGTGCCCCCAACTAGAATGCCACCTGTTGCTCCAGCCAGTGTGCCTCCTGAGCACTCAAATGGGTTGACGCGAGATCTGCCAATTGGAGTGCCTCCCAGGCAGTCAGCTGGGGATGGAACCCCACCTATGCCACAAGAT
It encodes the following:
- the LOC133817697 gene encoding uncharacterized protein LOC133817697, which codes for MATLAAAAARQAATLSRISTPRTPFQAANLVQRRGLAGAADHHGPPRVNVWEDPMSPSKWKEEHFVIVSLSGWGLLIFGGYKLFSGGKDKKEEKVVEATS
- the LOC133817696 gene encoding uncharacterized protein LOC133817696, which codes for MAVGGSYSKGNGYGNSSGNSNSNRGGSGRPYGLMLLIAFGAALLGVMILHKLRERRIFNLLVDDKDRDIFSLQLLLQKERDYTKEAKMKNEELKAKIYSLRIQKMEIDRRLVEMQSTIESLKDEGKTMEVAIEEKQNEIKVLRLQQETANEKENSQVMALTVTLKQKDVEIEDLKRRLQYPEKVWSVSTDDSSKQSVNLTLAEDQKEKTGAKTVVGDDESSNKTAVGEVSNDDRREMMSKEKEKNENLLDQMNNKDGFSTGGETIDATGLKVSEEITVANSSDVISKNGGMKTGKHESRKNLATVKGGMKLEIQDDSGNFVEFIARGKRGSASSNSTGKRWRLMGKNRRSEKNGKQNRVKNTRSTRFNDNDDQAKSKGRVNKAASIGIPMGGNHLLEAKIPELLSSENRSTTEERQPSNKLQTSLPREMLLNTSTVGGQSKTRMELEGKKPEVRKLHDQEAIAVEQGMNRKDISKETTDDVKGFKDYRTREEQEQEKFAGDEEQDYTEEVDESEF